Sequence from the Papaver somniferum cultivar HN1 unplaced genomic scaffold, ASM357369v1 unplaced-scaffold_150, whole genome shotgun sequence genome:
ACCGTAACCAAGCTAACATAACAAACATCTGGGAACGGAGTAATGTTCCATATATCCTCGTTGTGATAAAATTTGCAGACAAAATAGATAACCGTTCGGATTACAAGAGAAAAATGGACCACAATAGTCATTAACGAATAGCAAACAATTCCTGCAAATATTGTACCTATGAAACTCGACAAGGATCCATGAACCACAATTAAAATGTATGTTGAAGGTATACCAACAAGAGTAATGTCAAGCATGACAAAAACAGCACACGAAACCAATATTTTACCTCTGATCAGTTTCATACTCTTTAGCAGCGCTTTCTTACCATAATCTTCTTCTAGTATTGCAATCACCGTTGCGATATTCCAAACACTTGTCATGTAAACCAATCCGGTTAAGAAAGGGATTGATAGACAAGCAATCAATATCAAGCATATTTGTTTCAACCCTTCCCATTCGTTTTTGTTCATTATGATGAGGAAATACCAGAGTGCAAATCCGAGAGCCACACCGGTGATTGTGTATATACGAACCATGTAGAAACACCACAATAACGTAACATAAAGTCTcttgtacacctttgggaaaaCACCAATAACTTTCTTGAAATTGATATCTGTGGAGGTGTAGATACAAGTGGTTGCATAAACTGCATTAGATGTTAAGAACAAAGAGAAAAAGGAGGCGATGATCGTATTGATAATTACGCTTATGATTATCCCTTAATCGTAAGCACTCAGGCTGAAGCTTTCGCCATTTTGATAAGTCTTTCCTTGGATCAAGTATAACATATAGGCTTGAGACAAGTAGAGAATGGTTAGAGGGACGAGTACAGCTAAGGTGATTTGTGAGTAGATTATTTTCTGTGAGACTATAATCTTGAAAGCTTCTTTAAAGATGGCGAAAAATCCCATGGATTTGTATGCTTGTTGTTCTCTGTTCATCATGATTTTGCAATTCTTGATTGAGAGACAAGAGATGAAGAttaatgaaaatggaaaaaaagtCAATGTTGAATTTTTGGAGAGATGATGATGTTTGAAGACAAATGATGCTGCGATAAGAAGTGCTAGGATTGCTTTGACTTGGTGTAGCACGACGGGTGATATGGCAACTTGTCAAACGAAATAGATTAGCCGGCCTTTTCAGATGGTGTTTGAAAAAATCATTATAAATTCTTGAAGACACTATTTATTTCAACAAGGTCATAGTTGACACGCCAATCTAGGTAATGTACATTCAGGAAGGTTAAATAAGGGGAAAAAAAACTAGTATACAAACAGGCACAGCAGATCAACTTAAGACCAACTATACCCTGGGTCTGGTAGATTAGGCCTTCTACTTGATCCTCCTCTGTTTAAACCTGCATAGCTATTCCCTAAATACTGAGAACCCTCGTAACCTCTACCTACAGCTCTTTGATTTTCCGGAGGATCCCCCCACCTGCCCCCTATGTTATCGTGATAATGGTTATCAGCACCTGCACTTGAGTGCTGCTGGCTCCCATAGCCACCATATGCAGCTCCTCTTTGGATTACATGGTGTCCACCTGCCACATATGTTTGTACCACGTTACCAGGATGATACAAGGGTGGGACACCAATTGCACCAGGAGGAGGCTGTGGATAATCATGCACGGGATAATGGTCTCTGGTATGAGCCGCTCTCCAGTTTTCTTCATTCTGAGGGCGGTTaggataattattattattaggagCAGAAGCATGATTATGTGGACCTCCATGGTTACTGTTGTGCTGCCTGCCATTTGAGAAAGATGTGTGTCCATGCATCTGCTCCACATTACGGTCTGTCTTAAACTGTAAACTGTTATTGACAAATCTATGTGCTGCCTTCCCAAGATGTCGACCAGAACCCCTTCCATTTCCGTGGTGGTTGTTTTGCCTGCCATTATTTTCCCATGGTTTCCTTCCATTATCTTCATGCCATAAAATAGGTGGTGGCTTCAAATCTTCTACTTCGACCATCCTCTTTGGGAATATAACACCTAATGGAGGTCGAGCGACATGAGTATGTGCATCAGGAAGTCTGTAAATAGCACATATGACTTGATTATTCATAATATCCTCCATTCCGGGAACAGGCGATTGAAAGACCGGTGGGCAAGGATCTCCATTGCAAAGAGATAGATATCCATTCATCCCGCCACTGGCCttggggtcaattttttctttcaCTTCAGCCCCTTTTTTGTTAGACAACTGATCAGCGAGGCAAAATATATATGGAGAGAGCGGGTTAGATGTCGAGATGAACAGCATATTTTGCATGACGCTGTTTCTTTTTGCTTCCTCCTCCGTCAAAGTATGTTCCACTTTTTTTATCTCAGTAAGAAGACGACTTTCATCAATGAATGGTAATTTAGCGATACCCTGCCATGCAAACCGCTTGCCATTCATGTCAACTTCAAAATCAGTCGGATAAAAATCAATAATGGGTGAAGTTGGGTCAGTCATCAATTTCCTATAATGCTCAGGTAGCGCATGGGAACTTGCAGCTGGAAAGACACCCATCAGCTGATCAAATGGTTTGAATGGTGAACCTAATTCAAAGTTTATTTGCATCTCACCAAGATCCTTGAGATCGGAGGCAAACGGTGCATAATGATAAGGATAAAACCACTGCCAAGAGCAAACACCTTCATAATAATATTCCATCACCCAGCACAAGCCTTGTACGTATTTTAGAACAACGTCTTTTCTTACTGCTTCAATCTCATCCAAGGTTTCAACTGAGAACTTTTCCCTGTAGTACCTTTCCTTCCACCCATCCTCACCCAATCTCACCTTGTCTTCTTCTTGGTCATCTCTATTCAAAAGGTCTGACCTCTCACGAATTAAGTCTTTAAGCCTCTCCTTGAGCTCCTCTTTGTTATCACGTGTCTCCAGCTCTAAACTATTCTCAGCCTCAACAATGGCTGCACCGACAGATCCCCCTGAATAAGTGTGTCTTGCCACCTTTCCTGTTCGTTCATATGGCGACGGCAACGGAGCAGAAGCAAGACGAGAGCCCTGAAACCGAGCAACTGGGACAAGGGACTCAGGCTTCACCGTAGGTTCCACATTATCACCCCTTTGTTTCTGGGCTTTGTCACGCTTGATTCTTTCTGCCTGCCGCTGATGAAGTCTAGCTCTTTTGGTGAAAATTACATCCTCATACGACCCCACTGCCTGAATGAAGTGTTCAACCTTGCTCAAATCAGGCTTGCTAGAGTTGGTTAAATACCCCTTCATTGCCCCAAACTCCTTCTTATAGACAGCGATGAGCAAGTTGATGGCTCCCTCTCGAATTTCCAGTGTGGGCATATGAGGCagaaaatcatttccaacaaAGAAACATATAAATATGAAGTCGTCCACAAGACGTTCAAGATCAATCTCAAATGGTGGATTAGGAATTCTCATCTCGTAATCCAAGTACTCCCGAAGAGTCCAGATGTTTACGAACTGGTATGGCTTCTTTGCTGTTACAGCAGTGTCCTGcttttcatccaactgttcaaatTTTCTCTTAGCCTTTCCCTCACAGTTTGCAGCTAAATGACCCACCTGACCGCATATGAAGCATTTTTCTTGTTGTGCATTTACGACAATCTCTCTGAGAATAGAGAAATGTACTTCATGTGTAGCTAATGCCAGCATAATCAAATCTGCATCCAAACCATAGAGGCAGTGACGGGTATTTGGATTGAAGCCAGGAAGGTTTCTTTGCAGACGAATATAAGACATAATTTTGTGTTCCCCTTCACCAGGAACATTAGCATCAGAAAGGATAACCTTAACTGATCTCCACCCAGGATCATTGTTTAGTCTGAGATGAATGTAGTACTGCAGCGCAACTGACAAAACATGCATAAATTCAGTTCCAGGGGTGATAACATTTGAATCGCAGACCTGTGAAGTTTCCTTAGGAGGAAGCTTTCTTCCCTCCTCCGCAAACTCTACTCGCAGCcgctcttcttcttctgctgcttcTTGCGCATCTCTAGCAGCTCTGAAACGTCTAGACCGTTGCTGATTCATCTTTGCCCTTGGAGCCACACCATCAATAGCCATGTATATAAGCTTACGTGGGCGAACCATGACAAAAAGCCTATCGATATAATCAAACATGCACTGAAACACCTCGTCGAATGTGGTAGGATCCGGCCGGTCTTCAGGATGGAAACAGGGATGAATAATACCATTCATATCAAGGTAAAGATTATCGTATTCGAGTTTATTTGGATTAGGATTACTTGTATCGACTGGTATTGAAATTCCTTGGATTTCAACTGCTTCTTCTTCGATTACATCCTGTATTATCATTGGATATTTCTCTGCTAACCATCTGTAGAATGCTGGAACTCCCATTGTTGCTCAAACGCTCAAACCAAACTTGGATTTCTTTGTTTTCGTTGTTCTTCAAAGGCGAACAATAACAGATATAAACTACTGAAACCCTAATGTTTTACACACAGCGAGAATAAAACTTAAGCGACGAGAAACATAAAGAAAGAAGATTTCCTAAACATAAATTTTAGTTAAGAATAAAATTTTAGAGAACACTGGTATTTATAGCAGAGAGAagaaatcaaaaaggaaatcatcaGGACTAGGAAACAAACCAAAACTCGAAAAaggaaactctctctctctccgtAACAGACAGGAAATTTCCCTTACGACGCGTTAATATTTCAACCCATTTAGCAAAGCCAAATCGTCTGTCACtcggaaaataaaacaaaataaagtaTACTTCCAATTCGGGCAACAGAATTTTCAAGGCTAACGATAAAGAgtggaaaacaaaaaatgaaattcACTTATCGTAGCTTTGACAATATAAAGGAAATTTCTTATGATTGCTTAATAATGCACCCCACGAAAATTAAGTAAACAAACCGAAGATTTAAAAACCAGTCAAATACACTTAATAGTTCAGCACACAATTCACGTAAAACAAGACCGAGTACAATAACTCTCAAACCATATTAATTGACATAAAAGGAATAGTTTATAAAATAGAATTCCAAAGACAGTACTCTCTCTGTCCTAAAATTTCtgtctttcattttattttcgtcTGTCCTAAAATACTGGCCAgattctgtttatagtcatattttttagtcaaactctcaaatatatcATTCAATTTTATAATTATAAGATTATTTTCAAATGTAGACAGTCAAAAATCTTAAATGATACCTTCCTCAATAAGAAACAAATCTACTAAATCaattcataaatatttttattttttatcttctatttaaacgtcttaaatgatatcttccccaataggaaacaaaattactaaatcaatcaataaatatttttatttctatctgctatttaaatatttctataaataataaaattaccaaatatgtatttttcttacatGCTCCATAAACtccttttaattttagtaataacaTAACATTTAATAGGGATAGTTTGGTAAACTCCTCcagtctccttaatatcttgacttagtcaaagcggactaataatttaggacggagggagtaatttatAAAATGAGACTTGATAGCAGATGCAATTCTGACACCGCCCATTCTTCTCCTTTAATAGTTGGAAACATAGAAATACATAAGAAAAAGTACATACAAACAGTAAACCATAAACCATAGTGAAAGAGTTTATTTCATTGATTGTTAATATTGCGCAGCCAACACAAGGGAAGTACCTTGACATTTATAGCAGATGTAAGGGTTTGAAATAACTGAAACCTAACATAAAAAAGCTAGAGGACAACTAACAGTAACGGAGATAtaatactaaaggcacccaagtgtCGTGCACAATAAGAATAAGGCTATCTTCTAACAAACCCCCTCAACCTGATGCAGGGTTAGTAAAATGCATCAGATTGCTTCGTAAACCAGAGAAGGTAGGATAGTTGAGACCCTTAATTAGTAAGAATATCCGTTAGCCGCTCGAATGAAGGAATGTAGGCAAAGGGCACGAATTCAGCTTCAAGCATGTCACGAACAAAATGGCAGTCCACCTCAATGTGTTTAGTCCGAGCATGAAATACTGGATTAGTTGCAAGTGCTCTCGCTCCATCATTGTCACAGTAGAGTGTATAGGGTGTCTCTAGTGGAACATTAAGATCAGATAGCAGTGTGGTGAGCCACATAACTTCAGCAGCTAGGAGTGAAAGATCTTTATACTTTGTTGGGCTATTTTGCCTTTCCTCCCCTCCCAAAATCGCTAATTAGCGTTAAGAGAAGTATAATTAGCGATTACAGTCGGCACAAAATTAGATCTTTATACTTTGTTGGGCTATCTTTATACATTAGATCTGGACCATAATATCGTCAACTAAATTACAGTCGGCACAAAATTCAATTAACAAATCTCCGCTCCATACTAGAGAAGTATCACTACTGCCACAAACTAAAACAACCTCAAATGGATATTTACAAAGCACCTTAAACTCGATTAAAAGCTCGATTCCATTTTCATTGTCGTCGGTGATCTGTATACATCCACCACCTTAAGCTCGATTAAAACCTTCACTATCTCAAAAATACCCAATTGAAATGCCGTCGTCGTTGTTTTAGGGCCCTAAAAAGACCACCACTGCCTCACTCGACCACAACCATACAACCCAACCATTCTTCATTATCAACTGCCCTCCAATTATCAACAACATACCATTAAATCCAATTTTGGATGGCATGAAAAACCCCCAAATATGTTTCGTTATTAGTGTGGATCCTGCAGTTTACCATGGCTACAGATTAAAATGACATCTTCAAGTGATTCACCTACTGTTAAATAAGATAACTAATCTAATTACTGATTTTTTACGGTTCGTAGAGATTCATCCTCTGTTAAAAAATACAATTGATCCAATTAAGGTTATGTTTGCAGCAGAAAAATCAACAACAGTTGGGTGTTGCGATTAAAGCAGCCATGGTGTGGAAGCGACTCCGGAGAGAATTCAGGATTAGaaaggaaaaattcatgaatcgATGAGTTGAAATTTGTTTTAGGATCTGATGATGATGTATCTAGCTTGTCTAAAACAGATTCACAAGTCGATACAAGGTTAGTATATTTTCTCCAAGTTAAGGTTTGCGATGATGACATTGTTTAGCTCTAGAACAGAAGCTAAAGACAATCAAATTGGAATCAGGTTTTGATAGCATTTACCTAGATTTGGAAGATTTAAGGCGAAGAAATAGATCCATTGATTTCGGGAACTTTATTCCTCCATTTTTGAAGCTGGAGATTAAAGCAGCCATGAAAGCAATAGAAGAAGAAAGGCACTGGTGTGTACGCGAACAAGAGTTGAGCAgagaaccaaaattggtttcaccattaTTGCATTTATTAGTGAAGAAGATGAGGACATTTTAGgaaattcacataaataaattttgattttgCCACGTGTACAACaatgctgactcagctaaccgagtaatggatggaaaaactaacgaggggaggaaacactaattttggtCTTTTGGGGGAGGAAACGCTAAATAGCGATtttgggaggggaggaaacacaaaatagccCTACTTTGTTTCTGTGCTGGATTTTGAAACAGTTGGCTGCTTCTTGAATTGCCTATAGATAAGACAGTTGCCAAGGAATACACAATAGCCAGATGTTGATTTCCGAGTGTCTGGGCAGCCAGCCCAATCGGAATCAGAGTATCCAGTGAGTGAAGTGATATTACCAATTGAGAGGGTTATGCCAGATCCAAGTGAGGATTTCAGAAAATGCAATATCCTCTTGACCAGAAGCATATGAGTGGTCCTTGAAGCATGCATAAATTGAGATGTGTAGTTTACAGCAAAGGTAATGTTAGGACGAGTGAGGGTGAGACATTGTAGAGCTCCAACAATCCTGCGATACTcagttggatttggaagttgttcACCGTCATTGACTAATGCTCTTTGACCAAGGCTTGCAGTCAATCATTCCAGTGCGCTGAAGTAATTCCACGGTATAATTGGATTGTGTAAGAACCAGTGAGTTTGTTGAAGAATCATGCTTAACCTCAATTCCGAGAAAGTAGTATAAGTTATCCAAGTCTTTCTGTGCGAAGACTGTACTTAGTTTCTTATAGAAGGATGACAGAAGAGATGTAGGACTACAAATGAGGAGGATGTCATCAACTTAAAGAAGGAGGAGCAATATATCTGAGATAGAGACGTAGATGAATAGGGAATGATCATGCTCTGACATGATGAACCCTTCAACAATGAGGAAGCTGCTAAACTTGTCAAACCATGTGTGTGGTGCTTTCTCCAAGCCGTAGATGGCCTTGTTAAGTTTGCAGACATGAGTTGGGTGATCAAGATCCATTAATCCCTTGGTTTGTTCCACATATTTTCTTGTAGATCACCATGGATAAATGCATTTAAGACATCCAACTGGCATATGGTCCATCCATTTGTGAGACCAATGGTACGAATAGCCCTTATTATAGTAGTGAATTTGACAACTAGACTAAATGTCTCTGTGTAGTCTATATCGTCCAGCTGATGGTATCCCTTAGCCACCAAGCGTGCCTTGTGCCTTTCAATAGTCTCATCTGACCTGAGTTTGACCTTGTAAACCCATTTACATCCCAACACATGCATAGATAGATCATACGGAACTGTAGTCCAAGTGTTATTGTCCTTAAGAGATTGGTTTTCATTCTCCATGGCAGTGACCCAAACTGGATTTTGGCAGCTACTTTGTAAGTTTTGGGTTCTTGAGGACATAGGACTGAGGTAACAAAAGCTATTTGTAGTGGATGTATGGTTGTAAGGTAGGTGACAAAATATGGTAAGTATTTTGGTTTATGAATGCCAAGATGATACCTAATGGTCATTGTGTGTAAAGGAACTATGGTAGTTGTAGGTGGTGTTGGATTTACATCTACTTGGGAGACATCAGGGATGGTGGGGGAATGAAGCACTATAGAATCATGTTCAATGTCTTCAATAGTGACTGAAGAGGATGATGGGATCTCACTGATGGCAAGGGGAAGAGGGATGGTTACCTGTGATGTGGTTGAAGGATCACCAGATGTAGTGCAAGTACAAAATGGGAACACCAGCTCATCAAAAACCACATTTCTGGAGATGTAAACCTTGTTGTTAGATTTATCATAGCACATATATCCCTTGTGAAGATGATTGTATCCAACAAAAGTGCATGGAGTAGACTTGGGGCTTAACTTGTACTTCCTTGGGTGACCCATAAAGGGAAAACAAGCACAACCAAAGACCCTCAAGAAAGACAGATCTGGTGGCTTGTTAAAAAGAACCTCAAATGTGGTCTTATAGGCAAGTAACTTGGATGGTGTTCTATTTATAAGAAAGGTAGCAGTGAGGAAGGCATCCAACCAGAACCTCTTTGGCAGGCAGGCATCAAAAGTTAAATTGTTGCCCACTTcttttatgtgtctaattttccTCCCTGCGGCTCCATTCTGCTAAGGAGTACTTGGACAAGAAGAGCATGCAAGGATACCTGACTCATCAAAAAGTTGGTTGAAAAGGCCCTTCACTAGCTCATGATCCCCATCACGTTGAAATACTTTAactgtagaagaagaaaaaatctcaGTTAAGGACTTGGAGTACTTGAAACATTGAAGGCTCTCATCTCTAGTCTTCATGAGATAAATCCATGTATTCTTgctgaaatcatcaaggaacaaGATGTAACACTTGAACCCTAACGTAAATGGCACAGGGATGGTCCCCAAATATCACAGTGGACTAGTTGAAGTGGTGCAGTGGATACTCTGGTAGAGGGTAAAAATgggagttttttttctttttcttatctgACATGACTGGAAGATGGAATTGGAGCTAGCAGTAGTGAGGTTAATCAAACACTCTACAGCCAGCTTTTGAAGTATTATGTTTGTTGGGCGACCAAGCCTCTGGTGCCAGATGTTGGTGGTATACTTAGTAGTGACATTAGCTTGAGGTGAAACACAAGTAGGAGAAAACAAAGGATAGAGATTACCCTACTTAGGGCCTTCAGAGATAATTTCCTGAGTATTTAGGTCCTTAATTGTAGACTCCCATGGTTTAAACTAAATTGAGCAGTAATTATCATTAGTGAGCTTTCTCACTAGCACAAGATTTTGCTGTAACTCTGGAACATACAACACTTTTTTGAGAGCAATAGTAGAATCAGTTGCATTGAGAACAGAATCACCCACCATCTTCATTTGTATCAGCTTTCCATCTCCCACTACAACTTGTTCTGATCAAGAATAAGGTATTGGATTGTGTAAGATTGCAGCAGTGTTGGTCATGTGGCTTGTGGATGCTGAATCATTGGATGGGTGATGAAGTTGAAGATGATAGTATTACGAGACTGATGCTTAGGACCAGAAGGCTTGCAGCCATTGGGTTTTTCATATCTATAAGGACAGACATAGGCAGAGTGTCTATCCTTTTTGCATATCTGACATACATACATATTCACTGTAATCAGGTTTGGCATGAGATGAACATGAACCAGAGTTATTAGTAGAAAGGGTGTTTTTAGTGAAGAATGCGGAAGACATGAGATTGTCAACAACCAAAGAAGTATCAAGAAATTGGTTTCGAAGCCACTGCTCTTGTTGTAAAAGACGGGATTTAATCTCATTAAACTTCATAGATACATTTCTGTTTTGAACTGATATCAGAAACTGGTCAAACTCGCGACCCAACCCATTCAAGACATGCATAACTAGGTCTGAGTCACTAACTCGTTCACCAATAGCTGACAACGAATCGGATATATCTTTAAGTTTTTGTAGGTAAATCTTAACTGAGTCAGTATCCCGTTTCATATTGAATAAACTGATTTCTCAACATAGATTTCCTAGCTACACAATGATTTGAGAAGGAAGTTACAAGATATTCCCATACCTATCTGAAAGTAGTAAATCCAATAATATCTTTGGAGACAGAGGAGGTAAAAGTGGCATTACGACACCTAATAACAAACCTATCCCACTTCCTCCCCAAAGCATAGTTTGGATTTGGAACAGTACTAGTAGCAGTGGTGATAGTAGCAGGAGGTAATGGAATGGAACCATACAGATCTGTGCTCATAAGGATGGGTTCCATTTGAAACTTTCATACCAAATAGTTTGAGTCATCAAATTTCTCAGAAACATAGGTTCAAATGTTTGTAAAAGGTATTGATAGGGGAAAATTGAATGTGTAAGGTAGTGTAAGGCCCCGCAAGCACGTCAACCATGTTTgtctagtcaagagacgtattaacCGCTGATAACGTAATTAATTAAATATGAACATTgattaaaataaattaataagatAATAATTTGGACAAAAAATTAGTACTGTTAGATAGATTTCGAAAAGTTAAGCGAAATGGACTACAAGAACGCGCAAATCGGATACCGGGCGAAGAAGATATCACATTCGGAAATTTGGGTATCGAAGTTTGACAAAAGTCAACCGAAGTTGACTCTGCCGTTGACCGTCACCGTTGGTCGTTGACCGTTCCTTTGACTTGACCGGTTTTAATTAGACCAGACCTCGAGACCCTTAATCTTAGTCTAATGGTACTCCAAGATCAAGGATTTGGAGGAAAAGCATGGTCTAATATGTCACTGTTAGCCTGATTCCCAATTGATCCAAGCGATTGCTTGGATCTAATCTGGGTGTAATCCAGGCACGCCATTAGAAATGGCGCACCCAAAAAGTGCTATACGCCATTACAAAAGGCGTGCTGTAGCATATTCGAAAATTTTGTTCCCTCGTACGTCGTTAGAAAAGGCGCGGCACGGTATTTCAAAAGGCGTCCACTGGTACATTAGAACAACTTATGATGTTATGTGTTTTCTTACTTATTGCAACAAGTAACGCACAACTTTTGAAATAACTACTTTTATTTTAAACCTCATAGTACATTAGAACAACATAATTAAGAACCTAATTCACTTTCGTAGGAATCACGGTTACACTAAACACGTGCAACAAGCCACTCGTCCGTTAGGTGGGCCTAACGGACGAgcttagtctcgtgagggttgaTAACAGACTAACCCACAAAATCTATCCAAACATAAATTCGAGTATCAGACTTGACCGGATGAAGTAGATGATGACTCCGGAGATCCATACTCTGGTATTTTTGATACACCCGCGGCATAAGTGCCAGCATTAGTTTGTTCTTACTGACTACGATGTGTAGTGGGGGTGTTATACAACTCTCGTCGACGAGACTCATCGAACACTGTCTGTCTAGTAGAGAGGAGGCACCAGTAAGTGTCCGCCGCAAACTGGACCATTTCTTCCTAAAAAATTAAGATTAAGTTTCTTAACATACTAATGTAATAAGGTATACTACTCAAATGAAAATGATAATGGAAAATAACTGGTCTAACCTTTGATACATTCATATTAGAAAAATTGTATGGGTTTGGTTGCCTCGAGACTGGAACTAGATCTTCAAACGAGTCTTTGTAGAATGGCACATCCCATTGTACGCTTGGTAGTTGTGTCATGGACGGTCCGGCTTGGTGGTATTTGTATGACTGGGAATacatggtaggtggtgggtaCTGGGGCATCAAACTCCGGGGTATACCAATGTGCTCCACTCCAAGATCATCACGTGTGTTTAGGTGAGCTGTTTCTGTCAAAAGAGCTCCCACGCTATGACTTGTCCAAAACTGAGAATATAAGTCTGCAGAGACATAATGAAAGTGGTCACCATTGACAAGCTCCGTCTGATCAAACACCGTATCTAGACTAGGGGGATTACATGGGATAACTATTACCCCTGCAACCTGCCTCATACATCTCTCAGCCAAATAAGCAGTAACTCTTGTTCCGTCCTTAACATCCTTGAAAACAAATATCCTCTTAGACATCTCAAGTGCTATTTGAAAGTGTTCAGTTTGTTGGTGTGAGCTATCCCCGAACCAAGGATCCCAAATTACTGCGTCTCCCATCCTTATGTCTATCT
This genomic interval carries:
- the LOC113336050 gene encoding uncharacterized protein LOC113336050 gives rise to the protein MVRIYTITGVALGFALWYFLIIMNKNEWEGLKQICLILIACLSIPFLTGLVYMTSVWNIATVIAILEEDYGKKALLKSMKLIRGKILVSCAVFVMLDITLVGIPSTYILIVVHGSLSSFIGTIFAGIVCYSLMTIVVHFSLVIRTVIYFVCKFYHNEDIWNITPFPDVCYVSLVTVNKDDRGNYIEL
- the LOC113336051 gene encoding 5'-3' exoribonuclease 3-like, which translates into the protein MGVPAFYRWLAEKYPMIIQDVIEEEAVEIQGISIPVDTSNPNPNKLEYDNLYLDMNGIIHPCFHPEDRPDPTTFDEVFQCMFDYIDRLFVMVRPRKLIYMAIDGVAPRAKMNQQRSRRFRAARDAQEAAEEEERLRVEFAEEGRKLPPKETSQVCDSNVITPGTEFMHVLSVALQYYIHLRLNNDPGWRSVKVILSDANVPGEGEHKIMSYIRLQRNLPGFNPNTRHCLYGLDADLIMLALATHEVHFSILREIVVNAQQEKCFICGQVGHLAANCEGKAKRKFEQLDEKQDTAVTAKKPYQFVNIWTLREYLDYEMRIPNPPFEIDLERLVDDFIFICFFVGNDFLPHMPTLEIREGAINLLIAVYKKEFGAMKGYLTNSSKPDLSKVEHFIQAVGSYEDVIFTKRARLHQRQAERIKRDKAQKQRGDNVEPTVKPESLVPVARFQGSRLASAPLPSPYERTGKVARHTYSGGSVGAAIVEAENSLELETRDNKEELKERLKDLIRERSDLLNRDDQEEDKVRLGEDGWKERYYREKFSVETLDEIEAVRKDVVLKYVQGLCWVMEYYYEGVCSWQWFYPYHYAPFASDLKDLGEMQINFELGSPFKPFDQLMGVFPAASSHALPEHYRKLMTDPTSPIIDFYPTDFEVDMNGKRFAWQGIAKLPFIDESRLLTEIKKVEHTLTEEEAKRNSVMQNMLFISTSNPLSPYIFCLADQLSNKKGAEVKEKIDPKASGGMNGYLSLCNGDPCPPVFQSPVPGMEDIMNNQVICAIYRLPDAHTHVARPPLGVIFPKRMVEVEDLKPPPILWHEDNGRKPWENNGRQNNHHGNGRGSGRHLGKAAHRFVNNSLQFKTDRNVEQMHGHTSFSNGRQHNSNHGGPHNHASAPNNNNYPNRPQNEENWRAAHTRDHYPVHDYPQPPPGAIGVPPLYHPGNVVQTYVAGGHHVIQRGAAYGGYGSQQHSSAGADNHYHDNIGGRWGDPPENQRAVGRGYEGSQYLGNSYAGLNRGGSSRRPNLPDPGYSWS